caacaccacgaacagaagcacttgaaccgtggCCCATCAGCacagttgaagtccctgcggtctgataagacgaaaacatggaaatatcactgcatacatgcacattagcacccgtgtcaatcaaccaatcaggagaatgacatactgaaagaatagtgggaaatataccatacccagcatccttcatatcaatgtctccaatgacaacattagcggtcttgcctcctttcccaggatgacgcttgtcatagtgattagggcaactaggagcccaatgatcaggatccccacacacatgacaggcacctttcttcttgtcattcttcttcttgaagttcttgtgctagagagccttgttcttcccatcaaactttgctttaccatcaaacttgcccttgttcttgaacttgtggggctggaagttctgcttctgtaccacattggcactagatcctccctcaatacctcgagcacgtgtgtcctttgctctcaccttttcttccacatcaagagtgccaatgagatccggaacggaaaactcctgcctcttatgcttcagtaaggtagcaaagttcctccatgaaggaggaagcttagtgatgatagctccggcaacaaacttgtccggtagcatacaattgaagtgctcaagttctctaacaaatgactgtatctcatgagcttgctcaaccacggagcgctcttcagtcatccagtaatcatagaattgctccatgatgtacagctcagttcctgcatccgagaccccaaacttggcctcgagtgcgtcccacatatcttttccattatcaattgacgcataagaatcaactatgttctcaccaagaacactcaagagagcagccttaaacagagtatccattttctgaaacgCTTGTTCCTGTTGGGCATCAAGCTCCCCTTCAGGCTTCCCAAgcgtggcgtcatagcaactcatggtttgaaaccacaagactgctctcacgcgccacctcttatagtggataccctcaaacataggaggtctcatggaatcaacaaaaccacttggggtaaattgcctatgataaggtttttggattgttggaaatatgagcaatttaccgaatgattttattaacagaaatactagataaagcatgaccagtatactagtgataaaacaagccatgcaatttgacaaagagaaggtaaacagcatcttcatatatgaactgtaactaaacatatgtagagcagacaatatagcaagttgcatatatgaaatagagtctaacatatctagtgcaaatactagaacaaagaactgtagcaggacctctaatagaaaggagaagaacacgtgcgggacagcagcagcagaagcgctggacttggggtcggtgtcctcgcctgccatgtcgtcgaggaggtcgtggacgtcggggaagaagtcgtcatcggggaagtagtcgtcggcgaccggatcgtccgtgatgaagcagccagtagtcgcgctgagcgctccccaaaaaccttatcacccttctcccgtacaggactcaaaaggtgcgatttcggaggcctactgtcctgacgtgcggtgcacgccgcaagccgggatgaggaagacagcagcagctcagagatggaaccgatggcgagggaaggagtagttctggtgcgtctctctgggaggagcgacctcccttttataggcgcaagagaaggaggcgagagggcagcgacgggaggtgaaacgaagagacggagatgaagcgaacagccagcagccgaaggctgcaccgttcgcattcgaactccactttcgcaaaaatcttttcagcttccgtgtgacctttcaTATACCCGTGGTtcatggcaaaaatttagacatcggctcggctcattcccgcaactcgcgacgcgtcgtgacgaggcgttgCGTGGCGAGAcggccggcggaggaggagcgcgcgtggatgtccctcttgttctcatgctcataaaagtggggaaagaacctcccttataaagaggtccaactccctctaaactagaaatttgggactaaactttagttccacctcttgccttgcacgaatgggctgcgtgggcctctaggatttattaagaatttctgaaactgctattgggctaggcccaaaatagacaaaattccagcaatcccccctCAAAGAAAATAGTGTTAAATTTGGTGTCTATGTGCTgatgttaggccaactccaccgcgcgaccccatcctgtccgcgcCCGTCCGTTTGGTGTAAAACGGACGaaccagacggcccagcgcgcgggcacAAACGGACTTTTGTCTGTTTTGTGTCCGATTTTGACCCATCCCCGACCCAAGTTTGCGTCGATTTTGGGGTGAAACGGGCATCACGCGGACGCGCGGgccgtctgcgcgtgtcctcccctggcccgcccatcGGTGGCACAGGGGCGCCTTTTTCTATCATCCCTTCCTCCGGCCGCACGCCCTTCATTCTTCTCCACTCTTCCCCACCCttctctcgccgccgccaccgctgccattATAGCTATGCAGTTCGAACACGCGCTCGCCCAACCCCTTCCCCTCGGCgcccccgagctacccaaccacgaccACCTGTTTTGCGCACCCGCTGGtcggatttggggcggatccggtcggtcttgagctcgcccggccGTGGGAGGCCGCGccacgccatggactggccggacACCGAGCCAGAAGGCcatggcagggccgcaaggccacatgcaggcagtggctcctcctctagccgctcggatctacaccgtcggtggtccgccggtagaaacacgaatggcggtcggccgggctcggtgctagcccaaaagctcgtcggcgcaccgttgctgctcattaagtgcgaccactgcctaaagatggtcgtgcgccgcgtgtctacaacgccggaacatcccggatgggtgttcatcaagtgcttaaacgatggggtatgtgctctttttagcttctatttgtgctctagatttgactagttgtgctaacttcaaattttgttgtgtagaatggatgcaagttttgatattggaaagaagagtacatcgatatattgatagagcgcaatttagtagatgttcatgcacctttagctagcatagaggctgtagatgagacaagtgcacttgttgctagattagaggctagacacgagactagatgcgaggaagcaacctcTACTTCTTTAGACTCGAAGAAAAAAGAAACACACAAGATGGAGGCGgctcctccgcagatcaacaatgaatgcatcgagaagacactaatccaacttacaggagcagttatggaagttggatatcttctaaaatgtatttttgtggttcttgttttctttggtcttactttttctagtcaaaatttgatGATGTATTCTTATGTACCAAGAATGAATGATGAAAAGAAGTTTAAGGGCTTGCATAGAAAAAGtacgcggacaggatgcggccgggatGAGTCCGCGtattgggcgcacggccaccgcatcccagaacacgcccggacacgacctcattttcctacccaaacggacagaatccggttaaaacggacgtccgtttgggatcgTGCGGTGGAGTTGACCTTACTGCTGCACTTTAGAGTGATTCTGTTGACCTAAGACAATATATGAGGTGTTATCTTAGGTGTCTCTAGGGCCATTTCCTCTCTATGTTGATGCATACATTTTCTTCCACGTTATCCAACGATCTTTGAATTAATACTATACAAAATGGTGATAAAACTATACATGCAGTTTTTACGTTAAGTAAGTGCTAATTCCCAACATATCTCCGAGTTTCAAATTTTGTACTTATAGTTGCATGATGAAATGTATCCATCCGATTGTGGATCACGAATTGTCGACCATTTTTTAGGTACTCATATCCAGTGCTCATATCGGTTGTTCACCATTTATTTGACCTGTGGCTTGTCCACGCTCCTCAAAGAGTCCTGGCTCCGCCACCAAGGAGGCCTTCAGGCGGGGTAGTTCACCTTGGACTCGTAGCACTTCCCAGCATTCCACCCGGCGGGGACGACATTGTTGGCGACGAGCACCTTGCCGGAACTCGAGGTGAGCCGGAAGGAGAATGGGGCTTCCAGAGGCTTCCCGGTCTTGGAGTCCATGCACCACAGGGCGCCCCACGACTGCCGCATCTTTTCCCACTTGGCGTAGCCTTTTTTGCCGCCGGCCTCCATGACTTCCACGGAGTTGAGGTCTCCGTCGCCGGCCTCGTATTCGACCAGCATGGCGAGGTAGAATGGGTTGGCGCCCGAGTCCATCTTGAAGCTAATCTTCTTGCCATGGTACTTGCACGGCACCCTGATGAAAGAAAAGTAAGACACCAACATCAGTTGGTCGCCCTATCATTCACAGCACATCCGTGCATGTGCACAACGTTAATCGGACGAGATCGATCTGTAAAACAAAACTCGAATGCGTTTTTCACCTCTCGAATTCGATATTGAGGACTCCGGCGTTACGCAGTTTATCGGCCATCCCGGGCTTGGCCATGGCGCCGAAGGCGGTGCCGCTCATGTCGAAGTGCGGCCTCTTCTGGCACTGCGCGTCGGGGCACTGGTCGGTGATGACGACGGTCACGTGTTTGCCGGAGCATTCCGGGTTCTCTTTGCACCTGACCTGTAGGGCATTTGATTAATTAGCACAGCAAAATAATCTGAACGTCAAACGTGGCACATGGAACAAACGAACGACTGTGTCGTCCACCTGATAGCATGAACCGCAGCCTTTGCCGTTCTTGAAGATGCCCACTCCGCCGGCGGCGATCAACGACGAGAACGGGTCCTGGCCGACATCGCTTTTATAACCACACGCGCCACCTGCGTATCGCATTGGCGTAGTAGAGTGAGTTTTCCTCGCGTTGTTGCCGGTTATCGTGCGTGCAaagtcatatccatgaatgtaccTTCGCTGCCGTCGCCGTTAGGGCCGCCGTACCACGTTGCGCCACCGTTCGCCCAGCCGTGCGTCGCCCTTGGGAGTGATAGGATTGACAGGACGGCGAAGGTGGCAGATAGGAATATGCCTCGACTGCAAGCCATCCTTTCTCTTGGTTGACGGAATGAAGAGAAGATACTATTTGATGGCATGTATATATATAGGTACCGTTTTATAGTAACGACTGGTTAACTTGCAAATCTATATATAGGGATTATTTGGGTGGTACATATAGGACAGTTTTAATTATAGGATGACTACAGACATGAGAACGTGGCGCAACTACAGTTAGTTTTTGGTTGTGTCTAAGTGCACCTCCAACGCCGACCACTAAACCGGACACCGCGTTTGTCTGAGGACATGAGACTGATGCAACGACAATCCAAAGCTGTCGGCATGCGTCCCGTTACATTTGGAAGAATTTAAGTGAAAATGAAAAAATTTGATGTATATTTGAATGCATCGGACAATATTCATTCATACTTGGATAACTTTTAGATAAAACTGGATGTTTTTTATCTAAACTGAAACAAATTCATTACATTTAGACATATTTCAACTAGACCGAACTCTAGAACTAACCTAAAATGGCCACCGGTGCCCATTCTTCATCTCCGGCCTGCCATGAGCCCCGAAGAATGAAGCCCCGCCTCCTCCGCGCACATCAGCGCTGGGAAGTGAAGCTATCCGCCTCCTTGCGCcgcaagcggctaatcggccgacgatgaggaggccaccaagcttggcttcaacAAGAGGGGAGAAGCAGTGGCTTCCATGGGATACAAGGGTCGGCGACCTCCCATGGCCTACTCTTCCTCATTGTCGGTGGCGCTCGTGGACGAGCCGGCTTCGTGGTCATGGTGGCGGGGCGCGGCCGAGCTGGCGACCTCGTCTTCGTCCTCGCTCTTGCTGAACACCTCATCCACCGCCTCGTCCATCTCCTTGTAGGCGGCCTCTAAATCCGCCTGATACTGGTGGTAGCGCTAGTGCTCGCAGCGGATGTCGCGGGCGGAGCTGTAGGACTTGAGTAGCACCTCCTGCTCGGGCACGTCCATGTCCATTGCAATGGTCGTGCCGGCAGTGAGTCACCCTTTTGCATGCCGGTACTCGTCGAGGAGGCGGAGATTGTAGGCTTGGTCGGCTTGCGCCTACCGGAACGCGGCCTCCCGCTCTTCCAGCACCATGTCCATGTAGTGAGCACGGGCCTCGCCCATGGTGATGTTGGCATTGGCCGGCACGGACGGTGGCATCGGCTCATCATCGGCCGCCTCGGCCATTGGCGCATCGGCAGCACTAGCCTCCAGTGAGCTCGTCTGGCTGGCGCTCTGCAGCCGACCACAATGGCGGCGATCTCCCCCTTCTGTTCGGACGACAGGTCATCCCACAAGGCCTTTGGAGCTCTAGTAGGCCATGGCAAGTGTGGTGTGGAGAGGAGATAGAGAGCAGAAGAGTGTGGATGGATGCGGATCTACTGCCCGCCTGTGGGGCCGGTTAAATAGTAGGCCAGAGGGCAGGCCAAGCAGCGAGGTCCTTAATGGTGGGCAGCACACGGATGGACGGGTGGCACCGGAACAAGTTACTCAACAACCGTGTGTGTTTAATGGAGGGAGGCGGATGGACTACTGTCGTTTGAATTCGGAGAGGCGAGACATGCATCGGGAAGCGGCGTGGCATCGCTCTCGATCGAGACGCCACTTCAATGCCGACTCTAGTGacaggtcgcatccgctctgggcCGGCATGAATGCGGCAGTGATGCTTCGAAGCGATGCAGACCAAAGTAGGGCAGGAAAGTGTGCGGGTGCAGGAGAGGGTTTTTTGGTGGGCCAGGTTAGTCAGATGCGGGCGTGGCAGCGTtccggacgcccgcaaagcccCCTAGTTTGTCTCCAGTTTGCAGGAGAAAGTGTGTCCGGACCATCGAACAGACCGATGGAGGACCACGTTGGAAGGCAAAACATGTCCGAACCGTGTGGTACAGACGGTTGAAGGCGTTTTGAGGGTTCGATATGCCCTAAGGCTTATAATGCTTTGGCATTGTTATGTCACATGTAAGTGATTTCATTATCTAGATTGTGGCCCTTGTGCGTTAACAACAACAACTTTGAACATGCTTCGAATGCGACAAGCACCTCTTGCCAAGCTTGTGGATACATTTTGGACCAGGGCTACTAGAAGAAAGAATCCATACCTCTATGGAAGATCAAGTTGTCATGTTCCTTGATGTTGTAGGTCATAATTAGAGGTTCAGGGTTATTCACAGCACATTCAGGATTTCCAATGAGACCATTTCCAGGTATTTCAAGAAAGTCTTGCATGCTATTGGGGAGCTCAGAGGAGAGATAATCAAGCCACCAACTGTTAATAGTCCTACCAAGATTCGCATGAACACAGGATGGTATTCATATTTCAAGGTGAGCACTACTCATAGTTCATGCCATGACATACTTGTATTGTTGTGATAGAGCCATAAAAATGTGTTTTCATGCCAACACAGGATTGTATTGGCACAATAGATGATACTGATGTGACTAATAGAGTGTCGAGGTCACATGTTACAACATAGAGGGGGTAAAAAATATTACACAAGCCAGAGTGTGCATGCTGCTGTTGACTTTGATCTGAACTTCACATGTATATGTGTTAACTGGCTGGGAAGGATCAACCCATGGTGCTAACATTCCTACTGATAGCATGTCTAGACCTGATGGGATCAATATACCCAATGGTAAGTTCTAACTAGGAGATGCAAGATATGCATGTCGGCTTGGTGTCCTTCAACCCTTCAAGAAAAGCATGTGCCATTCTCTTCAAGTAACCATCCTATGACTGCTGCAAAATTGTTCAATCTCAAACACTATAGCCTTAGAGTTACGGCTGAGAGGCCATTTAGAGCTCTGAAGAATAGATTTAAGATCATGGATCAAAAGTCATTCCACTCTTTTCCCATCCTAGTTAGGCTTGCTCTTGCATGTTGCATTCTCTTTAACTGGATCCTAGAACGAGGTTGTGATGAGCTTGTGCCGGAGGAGGAAGATGTGACGATTGATGATATTGATGACTCCAGCCATGGTGTGGATACACATGACAATAAAACTTGAAAGAGTAAAATGTTGAAGTGGGCTGCGACAATGTGGGCAAACAGAGGTAACACAAGGATATGAAGTGCAGCATCGACGAACTTTCCCCTACTGAGCCATATGACTATTAATTTGCACTGCAATTTGTTAGTAGTTAGGATGAACTGCTATTTCATTACTAGTTATGACTAAAACgatgtttatttcatattgcatatGTAGTGTAATGTATGGTAATGTCACCACTAGTGAGAAGGGTGACCACAACATAGGTCGTGCACAACCAAGCATCATGTTTTGCACATTGACAACCATAATCCAGAACTCCCGCCAACCGAAAACTTGTCATAAAATTGCTCAATGGTGCAATATTGCAGATAGCCAAACTATGTGTgaaacatgatttatttattttggttgTATTCACTCAACCAGACCCACCTTAGTCACAGATGCAAATAGCCCAAAAAGGATGCAACCTACCAAACGCATCCTAAATGGACATAAGAGTGGCTGGATGTGATTCAAAGCCTCGAGTGGTTGAGGATTTCAAACAATTCTTGGACAACTTACAAATAGGTTAAAAATTTATTTGCATGCAGTCAAATATTTTCTAGTTTGCACATTACCAAGATGTAACTTTGGTTGAGAATG
The window above is part of the Triticum aestivum cultivar Chinese Spring chromosome 2A, IWGSC CS RefSeq v2.1, whole genome shotgun sequence genome. Proteins encoded here:
- the LOC123185869 gene encoding expansin-B5, producing the protein MACSRGIFLSATFAVLSILSLPRATHGWANGGATWYGGPNGDGSEGGACGYKSDVGQDPFSSLIAAGGVGIFKNGKGCGSCYQVRCKENPECSGKHVTVVITDQCPDAQCQKRPHFDMSGTAFGAMAKPGMADKLRNAGVLNIEFERVPCKYHGKKISFKMDSGANPFYLAMLVEYEAGDGDLNSVEVMEAGGKKGYAKWEKMRQSWGALWCMDSKTGKPLEAPFSFRLTSSSGKVLVANNVVPAGWNAGKCYESKVNYPA